DNA sequence from the Kiritimatiellia bacterium genome:
GCTGCGCGAAGATATCCAGGATCAGCTGCGCCCGGTCGATGACCTTGCACTCCGTGATGTCCGCCAGGTTCCGGCCCTGCGCGGGCGAGAGGTCGTCGTCGAAGAGGATCGTCGTGATGTCCTCGGCCGCGGCGCGCCCGGCGAGCTCGGCGGCCTTGCCCTTGCCGATCAGGGTCGCGGGGTGGAAGGTCTGCTGGTTGGAGATCATCCGCCCGACGACCTCGGCGCCGGCGGTATCGGCCAGTTGCGCCAGCTCGTCCAGCAGGTCCTCGACAACCTCGCGGCGCTGGTCCTTCAGGCGGACGCCGACCAGCAGGACCCGTTCCGGCTCATCCCGGAAGGACAACGGGGTTCGGCCCATGTTTCCTCCATGCCGCCCATACCCGGTCCGCGAGCCGGGCGACGGGCTCGCTGAAATCGTGATCGATCCACTCCACGCGGACCTGGTGCCGGAACCAGGTCATCTGCCGGCGCGCCAACTGCCAGGTGCGGTGGACGACCTGCTCCCGCGCCTGCCCCACGGTCAGGGTTCCGTCCAGCACCGCGAAGGCCTCGGCGTAGCCGATGGCGTGGCGGGCGGTAGCGGAAAGCGCGGAGTGCCGCTCGTGCAGGCGTCGCGCTTCTTCCAGCAGTCCTCCGTCAAACATCTTGCGCACCCGTTCCCCGATCTTCGCGCGCCACGGCGCGGCCTGGGGCCGCAGGCCGACCATCGGCGGCCCCGACGGGCGCGCGAGGCGGGAAGGGTGAGCGGAGGTCTCGGCCAACTCGATGGCCCGGATCAGCCGGCGCGGATTCCGGGGATCGGCCAGCGCTTCCAGGCGCGCCGGATCGCGCCGCCGCAATTCCTCCTGCAGTCCAGCGACATCCAGTTCCGAAAGCCGCCGGCGGAGTTCAGGATCGGCCGGCGGCGCGGCATCGAGTCCCTCGACGAGGCACTTCACGTACAGGCCGGTGCCCCCGACCACGATCAGCCGGCCCGGCGCCGTCTCGTGGAAGGCCGCGCGGGCGGCCTCGAGGTACCGGCCGACGCTGAACGACTCGCCGGGGCCGGCCAAGTCCAGGCCCCGGTAGCGGACGCGGCGGCGTTCAGCCGCTGTAGGCTTGTCGGTGCCGATGTCCATGCCCCGGTAGACGAGCATGGAATCGGCGGAGAGAATGTCGAGGCTTTCGCGCTCGGCCAGGTGCTGCGCGACGGCCGATTTCCCGGCCGCGGTCGGCCCGACGAGAAACCAGGCAGTCGGCGCACCGGTCATCAGGACTCCGGGGACGGCGCGGCCGGCTCCGCCTTGCGGCGGGATTCATTGAGGGGATGGCCGGCCACCCAGAACGCGGACACGATGTACAGGCCCGCGCCCGCGCAGATGGCCGCGTCCGCGATGTTGAACGCCGGCCAGTGCCAGCCGCGCACGTGGAAATCGAGGAAATCCGTGACCCAGCCGAGGCGCACACGGTCGAGCAGGTTGCCGACCACGCCGCCGACGAGCAACGCCAGCGCCAGGCGGTGCTCCCAGGTCCGGCTCAAGAACGAGCGCCGGAAGATCACCATGAGGACGAGGATGACGACCGAGAGGAGGGTCAGCACGGCGTTCTGGCCGCCGAGCATGCCCCAGGCCGCGCCGGTGTTGCGGACATAGGTCAGGTCGAAGAAGCCCGGGATGACCGGGTGCGCGACGCCGAAGTCGAAGTGCGCGCGCACGTACCACTTTGTCGCCTGATCCAGCGCCGCGACGATGAAAGCCAGCAGGATCACCGACATGGGCCCGCTCCTCGTTCGCCGGGCCGGGTCAGGATTCCCCACCCTGTTGGATCGTCGGCCCGAACGGCCGGAACTTGCTGCGGCCCTTTTCCGACTCGCTCTTGCAATGCACGCACATCTTGGCGAAAGGCAAGGCTTTCAGGCGGGCCTTCTCGATGGGCTTGCCGCAGGAATCGCACGAACCGTATAGGCCGGTCTCGATGCGCTGGAGCGCCTCGTCGATCTCGTAAAGGGCGTCCTGCTCGCTGCTCACCAGGTTCAGGGCGAACTCGCGGTCGAAGTTGTCGGTACCTTGGTCGGCCATGTGAAAACTGTAGCTGGAGAGATCGCCGGACGACTCGCGCGGGGACCGGTTCAGGTTGTCGCCCGCCAGGAACGAAATCTCGTCGACGACGCGGTCGCGGAGCTTCTGGAGCACCTCGCGGTACTTTTTCAGTTCCGCGGCCGGCAGGCGGCGCGGCGGCGGCAGGGGCTTCTTCGGTTCCGCGACCGGCTTGCGAGCCGGACGGCCTTTCAGGGCCACCGCGGGCTTCGCGGCCGCGACCGGCTTGCGGGCCCTGGCCCGGACAACCGGCTTGGCCGCCTTCTTGACGGGCTTGGCCTTGACCGGGGCCTTCTTCCGAACGGGCGCGCTTTTCTTGGATTTCTTTGCGCTTTTTGCCATTTCGCACCTTCCCCCTGACGACTCGTTTGTCGTGCTTCCACCGGTCCAG
Encoded proteins:
- the miaA gene encoding tRNA (adenosine(37)-N6)-dimethylallyltransferase MiaA → MTGAPTAWFLVGPTAAGKSAVAQHLAERESLDILSADSMLVYRGMDIGTDKPTAAERRRVRYRGLDLAGPGESFSVGRYLEAARAAFHETAPGRLIVVGGTGLYVKCLVEGLDAAPPADPELRRRLSELDVAGLQEELRRRDPARLEALADPRNPRRLIRAIELAETSAHPSRLARPSGPPMVGLRPQAAPWRAKIGERVRKMFDGGLLEEARRLHERHSALSATARHAIGYAEAFAVLDGTLTVGQAREQVVHRTWQLARRQMTWFRHQVRVEWIDHDFSEPVARLADRVWAAWRKHGPNPVVLPG
- the lspA gene encoding signal peptidase II; amino-acid sequence: MSVILLAFIVAALDQATKWYVRAHFDFGVAHPVIPGFFDLTYVRNTGAAWGMLGGQNAVLTLLSVVILVLMVIFRRSFLSRTWEHRLALALLVGGVVGNLLDRVRLGWVTDFLDFHVRGWHWPAFNIADAAICAGAGLYIVSAFWVAGHPLNESRRKAEPAAPSPES
- a CDS encoding TraR/DksA C4-type zinc finger protein, with amino-acid sequence MAKSAKKSKKSAPVRKKAPVKAKPVKKAAKPVVRARARKPVAAAKPAVALKGRPARKPVAEPKKPLPPPRRLPAAELKKYREVLQKLRDRVVDEISFLAGDNLNRSPRESSGDLSSYSFHMADQGTDNFDREFALNLVSSEQDALYEIDEALQRIETGLYGSCDSCGKPIEKARLKALPFAKMCVHCKSESEKGRSKFRPFGPTIQQGGES